One window of Luteolibacter arcticus genomic DNA carries:
- a CDS encoding PAC2 family protein: MAELHDPWLVAVWPGMGTVAMGAGYYLMAKLGMHLWEELPARDLFESDHVDVKDGLIQIAPLPRSRLFVWKDPRGQHDLIVFIGEAQPTMKSAMICHQLIDRVKPLGVRHVFTFAAMATGMRPGEEGRVFGAATDHATLKRFRDLDATVLESGQINGLNGVLLGVAAESGLQGGCLLGEMPQLFSQLPYPKASLAVLEFFAKVAGIRIDLTELEAHAQEVENKLETFLSRIEQAIHQVEGGEAPAVPDEEEEKEKKPKLNAEDRQHLDKLFGEAKADRSRAYFLKQELDRLHVFREYEDRFLDLFKNGG, from the coding sequence ATGGCAGAACTGCACGACCCGTGGCTGGTCGCCGTGTGGCCCGGCATGGGCACCGTGGCGATGGGGGCCGGATACTATCTGATGGCGAAACTCGGCATGCACCTCTGGGAAGAGCTGCCAGCCCGCGATCTCTTTGAGTCCGACCACGTGGACGTGAAGGACGGGCTGATCCAAATCGCGCCGTTGCCGCGCAGCCGGCTCTTCGTGTGGAAGGACCCGCGCGGGCAGCACGACCTGATCGTCTTCATCGGCGAGGCGCAGCCGACGATGAAGTCGGCGATGATCTGCCACCAACTCATCGACCGGGTGAAGCCACTCGGCGTGCGGCACGTGTTCACCTTCGCGGCGATGGCGACCGGGATGCGGCCGGGCGAGGAAGGCCGCGTCTTCGGCGCGGCGACCGACCATGCGACGCTGAAGCGCTTCCGCGATCTGGATGCGACGGTCCTGGAAAGCGGGCAGATCAATGGGCTGAATGGCGTGCTGCTGGGCGTGGCCGCGGAGAGCGGCTTGCAGGGCGGTTGCCTGCTCGGGGAGATGCCGCAGCTTTTCTCACAGCTCCCCTACCCGAAGGCCTCGCTGGCGGTGCTGGAGTTTTTCGCCAAGGTCGCCGGCATCCGGATCGACCTCACCGAACTCGAGGCGCACGCGCAGGAGGTGGAGAACAAGCTGGAGACCTTCCTGAGCCGGATCGAGCAAGCGATCCATCAGGTGGAAGGCGGCGAGGCACCCGCTGTGCCGGATGAAGAGGAAGAGAAGGAGAAGAAGCCGAAGCTGAACGCGGAGGATCGCCAGCATCTGGACAAGCTCTTCGGCGAGGCGAAGGCGGATCGTTCACGGGCTTACTTCCTGAAGCAGGAACTCGACCGGCTGCATGTCTTCCGGGAGTACGAGGACCGGTTTCTGGATCTGTTCAAGAATGGCGGGTGA